From the genome of Fundulus heteroclitus isolate FHET01 unplaced genomic scaffold, MU-UCD_Fhet_4.1 scaffold_195, whole genome shotgun sequence, one region includes:
- the LOC105921914 gene encoding ladderlectin has protein sequence MKLLAVCVLVFSVMAQTRADPIPDDGSTDPEVVVVHESSCPTGWTLINNRCFHFVARTMTWAGAERHCLSMGANLASVHDTSEYHQVQSVITTASYGSGKTWIGGTNAQELAIWLWSDGRPFIYTNWCHGQPDNTAGRQRCLLMNFSDEKCWDDDTCSVHFPFICAKKV, from the exons atgaagCTGCTGGCTGTGTGTGTCCTGGTTTTCTCTGTGATGGCTCAGACCAGAGCTGACC CTATTCCAGATGATGGCTCCACTGATCCAG AAGTTGTTGTGGTCCATGAATCTTCTTGTCCTACCGGCTGGACTCTGATCAACAATCGCTGCTTCCACTTTGTTGCCAGAACCATGACTTGGGCTGGAGCTGAG AGACACTGTCTGTCCATGGGAGCAAACCTGGCATCAGTTCATGACACGAGCGAGTACCATCAGGTTCAGTCTGTGATAACTACGGCAAGTTACGGGTCTGGAAAAACATGGATTGGAGGCACTAACGCACAGGAG CTGGCCATTTGGTTGTGGAGCGATGGACGCCCTTTCATCTACACAAACTGGTGTCATGGACAGCCTGATAATACTGCAGGCAGGCAGCGCTGTTTGTTGATGAACTTTTCAG ATGAAAAGTGCTGGGATGATGACACCTGTTCTGTCCATTTTCCTTTTATCTGCGCCAAGAAAGTCTGA